From the genome of Natrinema marinum:
GTCGAGGACTGGATCGACAAGTACGACGAGGAACTCGAGCCGCTGACCTCCTTCATCCTGCCGACCGGGAGCGACCACGGGGCGGCGCTCCACCACGCCCGCACGGTCTGCCGGCGCGCCGAGCGCCGCGCCGTCGCGCTCGCCCGCGAGGAGGAGATCAACGAGGACGCGGTTCAGTACCTGAATCGGCTCTCTGACGGCCTGTTCACCCTCGCTCGCGTCGTCAACGCTCGAGACGGCGAACCCGAAGACGCCCCCGAGTACTAGGGTCTCGTCGGCTCGAGCCGTGTTGCAGGCGGTCGACCGCGAAGCGTCTTCGCCGTCCTGTCCGCTGACCGGCTGCCGAAACACCTTTCATTTACTCCCTCGAGAGAGATTATTACTATCGGATGTCCCCCCTGTTCATTTCGGGCGGGGTCGGTCTCTGGGAGTTGCTCGTACTGGTTCTGCTGCTCACGGTCACGTATGTCGTCCCGATACTGATCCTGCTGGCCCTCTACCGGGCGCTCAGGGGACCGAAACGCAGCGAGAGGGGATAGATGGTCGGCGGAGAACGGAGCCGATGCACGGTACGATATGGGTCGGCGTCCAGCCCGTCCCCCGACGCTTCGCCACTGAGGACCTCAGGGTGAGGGGTCGCCACTGGGCTCGAGCCCGACGACGGATCGACCGAGCACGTCGGCGTAGCCCGACGGCGTCAGCTTCAGTGCGGGGACGCCAGGGAACGTGAGCGTCTGGACGGTCAACAGCGGCAGGTCGACATCGACGCCGCTCTCGCGGAGCGCATCGACGACCGCGTCGCTGGCGGTCGCGAACACGTCGGGGGGCATCTCGGCGGCGGTCGCGGCGATCGGCGTCGCGAGGTCGGCGACGATCTCGCCGCTCCGGGCGACCGCGAAGCCGCCGCCCATCGCGGTGACGCGCTCAGCGGCGACGACGGCGTCGTCGGTGTCCGCCGCGACGGTCACCAGCCCGGTCGATTCCCAGGTGCCAGTCGTGGCGACGGCACCCGTCTCGAGCCCGTAGCCGGTCAGAAAGCCGGTGAAGCCACGCTCGTCGGTCGCGGGATCGCAGTCGAGCAGCGTCGCAGTGAGAGCGTCGTGCTCGGGTGCAGGACCCAGTCGCCGCGCTGTCCCGTCGTCGCTGTCATCGCCGTTGGCACCGACGATACCGGCCTCGACGGTCGTCTCGGTGGTCACGAGCCCGCGACCGACATCCATCGCGCGAACGGTACCGTCGGGTGCCGCCTCGAGCGGCGCGGTGAACCGCTCGCGGTCGGTCGCGACCGAGACGGTGTCGTAGACGTAGTCGGGATACGGATCGGTTCTGGCGTCGACGATCGGTTCCCCGTTCGAGACGGCGAGGTCGCCGTCGGCCACGACCGTCTCGACGCCCATCGTCTCAAGGTCATCGACGACGAGCAGGTCGGCCGCGGCTCCGGGTGCGACGACGCCCCGCCCCGTCAGCCCGAAGTGTTCGGCGGGGTTCCGTGTCGCCGCGTCGATCGCGTCCGCCGGTCGGATTCCGGCGTCGATCAGCCGGCGGACGACCTCAGCCATCCCGAACCCATCGAGGAGGTCTGCCGACGCGACGCCGTCGGTCGACAGCGAGACGCTCCCGCGGTCGAGGTCGGGAAAGGCCTCAATCAGCGCGCCGAGATCGTCCCGGTTGGAGCCACAGCGGCCGACCACGTGGATGCCGTTATCGGCCCGCGCACGGATTCCGTCGGCCGAAATCGCCTCGTGGTCGTTGTCGACCACGGTCGCGAACGCCCGGAGCGACTCGCCGCGACAGCCCGCGCCGTGGCCGACGATCGTCGCGTCTACTTCGCGTGCGCGCTCGTAGAGTGCCTCGAGCGGTGCGTCCCGGCCGACGACGTGGATCCAGTCGATCTCGCCCACGCCGACGACGCGCTCGTGCTCGAGCAGATCGGCGAGTGCCTCGAGTTCGGCCGGCGATCCGGTCGCGGGTTCGAACGTGTCGACGAACCCCTGGGGCGGGAGCGAGACGTACGTCGACACCGGACAGTCGGCGGTTCGCTCGAGGAAGGTGTCGACGCCGCGGCTGCCGAACAGCAGTCCGAGCCCGGAGCTTTCGGTGACGATCGACGTGGTTCCGGTCGCGAGCAGGTCGGGAACCGTCCGATCGAGGATGAGTTCGATGTCGGCGTGCGTGTGGGCGTCGATCAGCCCCGGGAGGACGACCCGATCCGCGGCCGAGACGACCGTCGTCTCCGGCCCGATCACGGCGTCGGCGTCCGCGAGTAGTGCAGCGATCCTGTCGCCGACGACCGCCACGTCGCGCTCGAGGAACTCCCTGCGGTTCGAACAGTAGACGCGTCCGTCTTCGACGACCAGGTCGGCGGTCGCCCCATCGCGCTCGAGGGCGACCGGCTGTAACTCGTTCATGGAGGGAGATTCACGCGCCGACACCTAAACCGATCCGTCCGTTCCAGGCCACCAGCGAATTCTGACCTTCGCGAAAGAACTATATTCTCGCCCGACCTCAGTTTGGGATAGAGTACCATGAACAGGCACTTCCACGACAGCCGCTACTACCTCTCGCGAGCCGTCGAACACGCCCGACTCGGCGTCACGGAGTCCGTAGCGCCCCTCGTAAGCCGGGTTCGGTCGCGGATCGGCCGGGACGAG
Proteins encoded in this window:
- a CDS encoding cob(I)yrinic acid a,c-diamide adenosyltransferase; the encoded protein is MSIYTGRGDEGETDLRDMTRVSKASARIEAYGTVDELNALIGTVRPTDYDDINDRLAEIQNHLHVVQADFANPDPDEDDPAIRADHVETVEDWIDKYDEELEPLTSFILPTGSDHGAALHHARTVCRRAERRAVALAREEEINEDAVQYLNRLSDGLFTLARVVNARDGEPEDAPEY
- a CDS encoding adenine deaminase C-terminal domain-containing protein is translated as MNELQPVALERDGATADLVVEDGRVYCSNRREFLERDVAVVGDRIAALLADADAVIGPETTVVSAADRVVLPGLIDAHTHADIELILDRTVPDLLATGTTSIVTESSGLGLLFGSRGVDTFLERTADCPVSTYVSLPPQGFVDTFEPATGSPAELEALADLLEHERVVGVGEIDWIHVVGRDAPLEALYERAREVDATIVGHGAGCRGESLRAFATVVDNDHEAISADGIRARADNGIHVVGRCGSNRDDLGALIEAFPDLDRGSVSLSTDGVASADLLDGFGMAEVVRRLIDAGIRPADAIDAATRNPAEHFGLTGRGVVAPGAAADLLVVDDLETMGVETVVADGDLAVSNGEPIVDARTDPYPDYVYDTVSVATDRERFTAPLEAAPDGTVRAMDVGRGLVTTETTVEAGIVGANGDDSDDGTARRLGPAPEHDALTATLLDCDPATDERGFTGFLTGYGLETGAVATTGTWESTGLVTVAADTDDAVVAAERVTAMGGGFAVARSGEIVADLATPIAATAAEMPPDVFATASDAVVDALRESGVDVDLPLLTVQTLTFPGVPALKLTPSGYADVLGRSVVGLEPSGDPSP